One region of Bradyrhizobium betae genomic DNA includes:
- a CDS encoding helix-turn-helix domain-containing protein, with translation MPIIVNLDVMLARRKIRSRELAARIELTEANVSLLKSGKVRGIRFDTLERICAVLDCQPGDILEYVPDSADDALEPRTPGRKSA, from the coding sequence ATGCCGATCATCGTCAACCTCGACGTCATGCTCGCCAGACGCAAGATCAGGTCGCGTGAACTCGCCGCGCGCATCGAACTCACGGAGGCGAACGTTTCCCTGCTGAAGTCGGGCAAGGTGCGCGGCATCCGCTTCGACACGCTGGAGCGGATCTGCGCCGTGCTCGACTGCCAGCCCGGCGATATCCTGGAATATGTTCCAGACAGCGCGGACGACGCGTTAGAGCCTCGCACGCCTGGCCGAAAGTCGGCCTAG
- a CDS encoding NAD kinase → MTKPARYDRIAFVASPSSEAQAAFGQLSREYGNCDPNEADIVVALGGDGLMLQTLHQHMHTGKPIYGMHRGTVGFLMNEYSTVDLRARLEAAHESEINPLLMRATDVEDRVHLHHAINEVALFRQTYQAARLRILIDERERMPELIADGIMVATPAGSTAYNLSAQGPILPINAALLALTPISAFRPRRWRGALLPNTAYVVIEVLEGDKRPVAAVADHDEVRDVRRVEVLSDKTISMRMLFDPGHSLEERILREQFGY, encoded by the coding sequence ATGACCAAGCCAGCGCGATACGACCGGATCGCCTTCGTCGCCAGCCCGAGCAGCGAGGCGCAGGCGGCCTTCGGCCAGCTCAGCAGGGAGTATGGCAATTGCGACCCGAACGAGGCTGATATCGTAGTCGCGCTCGGCGGCGACGGCCTGATGCTCCAGACGCTGCACCAGCACATGCACACGGGAAAGCCTATCTACGGCATGCACCGCGGCACCGTCGGCTTCCTGATGAATGAGTATTCGACGGTCGATCTTCGTGCGCGCCTCGAAGCGGCGCATGAATCCGAGATCAATCCGCTGCTGATGCGCGCGACCGACGTCGAGGACCGCGTCCATTTGCATCACGCCATCAACGAAGTCGCTCTGTTTCGGCAGACCTACCAGGCGGCGCGCCTGCGGATCCTGATCGACGAGCGCGAGCGCATGCCCGAGCTGATCGCCGACGGCATCATGGTGGCAACGCCTGCTGGCTCCACGGCGTACAATCTGTCGGCGCAGGGACCGATCCTGCCGATCAACGCGGCCCTGCTCGCACTGACCCCGATCAGCGCCTTCCGCCCGCGCCGCTGGCGCGGCGCGCTGCTGCCGAACACGGCCTATGTCGTGATCGAGGTGCTGGAGGGCGACAAGCGCCCCGTGGCAGCGGTCGCCGACCACGACGAGGTGCGTGACGTCCGCCGGGTCGAAGTCCTGTCCGACAAGACCATCTCGATGCGCATGCTGTTCGATCCCGGCCACAGCCTGGAAGAACGCATCCTGCGCGAACAGTTTGGCTATTGA
- a CDS encoding S10 family peptidase — MITSLSALRHAALVLAVSTFAFAGFARADDPPQPRSEASAPAGQKGGRGGGAQSASQNSPAAETHRLPPDSTTKQTLDLPGRSLDFTATAGSIRVFDGKGEPLADIATTSYELAGADRATRPVTFLFNGGPGASSAWLQFGAAGPWRLPLDGEALSPSASPEVKPNGETWLDFTDLVFIDPVSTGYSRFVASGEDARKSFYSVDGDVNSIALVIRRWLEKHDRLTSPKYVAGESYGGIRGPKVVRQLQLQHGVGVRGLILVSPLLDFREFTGTSLLQYVATLPSYVAVAREAKGPVKRADLADVEAYARGEFLADLVKGEADKEATNRLADKVAELTGIDQTVSRRLAGRFDVGEFRREFDRRSGKVTGRYDASVRGFDPYPDSGNSRFGDPSGDALQAPLTSAAVDVLTRKLNWRPDGSYEVLNGAVEGQWDFGRGINPPQSVSDLRQILATDAKLNVLVAHGLFDLATPYFGSKRVLDQLPAFATQRVKFVVYPGGHMFYSRDGARQALRSEVEQLIRE, encoded by the coding sequence ATGATCACGAGTTTGTCGGCGCTCCGCCATGCGGCCCTGGTGCTGGCGGTGTCGACTTTCGCATTCGCAGGCTTTGCGCGCGCGGACGATCCGCCGCAGCCGCGCTCCGAGGCGTCCGCGCCGGCCGGACAGAAAGGCGGGCGCGGCGGTGGCGCGCAAAGCGCGTCGCAGAATTCGCCGGCGGCCGAGACGCACCGCTTGCCGCCGGATTCGACCACGAAGCAGACGCTCGATCTGCCCGGCCGCTCGCTCGATTTCACCGCGACCGCCGGCTCGATCCGCGTATTCGACGGCAAGGGCGAGCCGCTGGCCGATATCGCCACGACGTCCTATGAGCTTGCCGGCGCCGATCGCGCGACGCGTCCCGTGACGTTCCTGTTCAACGGGGGGCCTGGCGCATCCTCCGCATGGCTGCAGTTCGGCGCCGCTGGCCCGTGGCGGTTGCCGCTCGATGGCGAGGCGCTGTCGCCGTCGGCCTCGCCCGAGGTGAAGCCGAACGGGGAAACCTGGCTCGACTTCACCGATCTCGTCTTCATCGATCCCGTCAGCACCGGTTACAGCCGCTTCGTCGCGAGCGGCGAAGACGCGCGCAAGTCGTTCTATTCCGTCGACGGCGACGTCAATTCGATTGCGCTGGTGATCCGCCGCTGGCTGGAGAAGCACGACCGGCTGACTTCGCCGAAATACGTCGCGGGCGAGAGCTATGGCGGCATTCGCGGGCCGAAGGTGGTGCGGCAGCTGCAGCTCCAGCATGGCGTCGGCGTCAGGGGATTGATCCTGGTGTCGCCGTTGCTGGACTTCCGCGAGTTCACCGGCACAAGCCTCCTGCAATATGTCGCGACGCTGCCGAGCTATGTGGCGGTCGCGCGCGAGGCCAAGGGTCCGGTGAAGCGCGCCGATCTCGCCGATGTCGAGGCTTACGCGCGCGGCGAATTCCTGGCCGATCTCGTCAAGGGCGAGGCGGACAAGGAAGCCACCAATCGGCTTGCCGACAAGGTCGCCGAGCTCACCGGCATCGACCAGACGGTGAGCCGCAGGCTCGCGGGCCGCTTCGACGTCGGCGAATTCCGCCGCGAATTCGATCGCAGGAGCGGCAAGGTGACGGGACGCTACGATGCCTCGGTGCGCGGCTTCGATCCCTATCCGGATTCGGGCAACTCGCGGTTCGGCGACCCTTCAGGCGATGCGCTCCAGGCGCCGCTGACGAGCGCTGCGGTCGACGTGCTGACGCGCAAGCTCAACTGGCGGCCGGATGGCTCCTATGAAGTCCTCAACGGGGCGGTCGAAGGCCAATGGGATTTTGGCCGCGGCATCAACCCGCCGCAGTCCGTGTCGGATCTGCGCCAGATCCTCGCCACCGACGCCAAGCTCAACGTGCTGGTCGCGCACGGCCTGTTCGATCTCGCCACGCCCTATTTCGGATCGAAGCGGGTGCTCGACCAGCTGCCGGCGTTCGCGACGCAGCGGGTGAAGTTCGTGGTCTATCCCGGCGGCCACATGTTCTATTCGCGCGACGGGGCGCGGCAGGCGCTTCGCAGCGAGGTCGAGCAATTGATCAGGGAATAG
- a CDS encoding serine hydrolase domain-containing protein, whose translation MDTWLRSAIDYISSWIEFQQTTIQQPGVIVAFAHRGEIVAEHAFGIANLDTGEKLTPRHRCRIASHSKSFTSAGIMKLREQRKLRLDDPVGQYVGGLHPRVAETTIAQLLSHTAGLTRDGADSGQFIDRRPYLSAKELLAELKLPTAIEPGTRFKYSNHGFGLLGLVIEAVTKEPYSVWIKREIVEAAGLRETEPDAPLPKGASFARGHTRRVPLGQRGVIPGDNRTNAMASATGFAATAADTARFFAQLAPNAKKSLLSVASRREMTRHHWRIPQSFEGYYGLGIGAGKLDGWDWFGHGGHFQGYISRTCSIPACELTISILSNSIDGAAPFWMDGAMQILRVFRTRGVPDRRVRDWTGRWWTLWGATDLVPMGNRVLVANPQFNNPFMDSGEIEVTGRDTAKLVSAAGHSSYGEPVRRVRDARGKVSDVWIAGANLKPASVVAKEIERRYKPRKRRPIP comes from the coding sequence ATGGATACGTGGCTGCGATCCGCGATCGACTACATCTCTTCCTGGATCGAATTCCAGCAGACGACAATCCAGCAGCCTGGCGTCATCGTCGCGTTTGCCCATCGCGGCGAGATCGTCGCCGAACATGCATTCGGCATTGCCAATCTCGACACCGGCGAGAAGCTCACGCCGCGCCACCGCTGCCGCATCGCCTCGCACTCGAAGAGCTTTACATCAGCCGGCATCATGAAGCTGCGCGAACAGCGCAAGCTCCGGCTCGACGATCCCGTCGGACAATATGTCGGCGGCCTGCATCCGCGCGTTGCCGAGACGACCATCGCGCAGCTGCTCTCGCACACCGCGGGGTTGACGCGCGACGGCGCCGATTCCGGCCAGTTCATCGATCGCCGTCCCTATCTGAGCGCGAAGGAGCTGCTCGCGGAGCTGAAGCTGCCGACCGCGATCGAGCCCGGCACGCGTTTCAAATATTCCAACCATGGCTTTGGCCTGCTCGGTCTCGTCATCGAAGCCGTAACGAAGGAGCCCTACTCCGTCTGGATCAAGCGCGAGATCGTCGAGGCCGCAGGCCTGCGCGAAACCGAGCCGGACGCGCCACTTCCCAAGGGCGCATCGTTCGCGCGCGGCCACACGCGAAGGGTGCCACTGGGCCAGCGTGGCGTGATCCCCGGCGACAATCGCACAAACGCGATGGCATCGGCCACGGGCTTCGCCGCGACCGCCGCCGACACCGCCCGCTTCTTCGCGCAGCTCGCGCCCAATGCGAAGAAGAGCCTGCTGTCCGTCGCCAGCCGCCGCGAGATGACGCGGCATCATTGGCGTATCCCGCAGAGTTTCGAGGGCTATTACGGCCTCGGCATCGGCGCCGGCAAGCTCGACGGCTGGGACTGGTTTGGCCATGGCGGCCACTTTCAGGGTTACATCTCGCGGACCTGCTCCATCCCGGCCTGCGAGCTCACGATCAGCATCCTGAGCAACTCCATCGATGGCGCGGCGCCGTTCTGGATGGATGGCGCGATGCAGATCCTGCGCGTCTTCAGGACCCGCGGCGTGCCCGACCGGCGCGTGCGCGACTGGACCGGCCGCTGGTGGACGCTCTGGGGTGCGACGGACCTCGTGCCGATGGGCAACCGCGTCCTAGTCGCCAATCCGCAGTTCAACAATCCGTTCATGGATTCCGGCGAGATCGAGGTGACCGGCCGCGACACCGCCAAGCTCGTCTCCGCCGCGGGCCATTCAAGTTACGGCGAGCCGGTGCGCCGCGTCCGCGACGCGCGCGGCAAGGTCAGCGACGTCTGGATCGCAGGGGCCAACCTCAAGCCTGCAAGTGTCGTGGCGAAGGAGATCGAGCGGAGATACAAGCCGCGCAAGCGGCGGCCTATTCCCTGA
- a CDS encoding tetratricopeptide repeat protein: MRKLSTLLVPGLVAMTLAAGPVLTSAYAAGSDEPSSPPKSDDSSKKGKKKSSSVSDPKFLAAYRTAYTTIYDNHDYTGAIGQLKSLKRDDVADVANLIGYSYRKLGNYQSSKVYYELALKDDPNHVRTWQYYGLWQLEQGNREQAQYHLNKIASLAGTDSSEYRSLAAALDKPTGATLVY; encoded by the coding sequence ATGCGCAAACTCTCTACGCTTCTTGTACCGGGACTCGTCGCCATGACGCTGGCGGCGGGGCCGGTTTTGACCAGCGCCTATGCCGCGGGCAGCGACGAGCCCTCCTCGCCGCCGAAGTCCGACGACTCGTCCAAGAAGGGCAAGAAGAAGAGCTCCTCCGTCAGCGATCCCAAATTCCTCGCTGCCTATCGCACCGCCTACACCACGATCTACGACAACCACGACTACACCGGCGCGATCGGCCAGTTGAAGTCGCTCAAGCGCGACGACGTCGCAGATGTTGCCAACTTGATCGGCTACTCCTACCGCAAGCTCGGCAACTACCAGTCGTCGAAGGTCTATTACGAGCTGGCGTTGAAGGATGATCCGAACCACGTCCGCACCTGGCAGTATTACGGCCTCTGGCAGCTCGAGCAGGGCAACCGCGAACAGGCGCAGTATCATCTGAACAAGATCGCCTCGCTCGCCGGCACCGACAGCTCCGAATATCGCTCGCTCGCCGCAGCGCTCGACAAGCCGACCGGCGCGACGCTGGTCTACTGA
- a CDS encoding His-rich protein BRANT produces the protein MLKTISAALLAASVIAAPAFAAEAGKTTTTAPVIKADQSQTKASTTAAKPDVAVKADTKAVDTKAADVKADAKMDTKAKAMNANAAVTPDQHKTVRTHRHHHKQVSVKKSLDAQPDVTKPVTSDKRS, from the coding sequence ATGTTGAAGACCATTTCCGCCGCCTTGCTCGCCGCTTCCGTGATCGCAGCCCCGGCCTTCGCGGCCGAGGCCGGCAAGACCACCACGACTGCGCCGGTGATCAAGGCGGACCAGAGCCAGACCAAGGCATCGACCACCGCAGCGAAGCCCGATGTGGCCGTCAAGGCCGACACCAAGGCTGTCGATACCAAGGCCGCCGACGTCAAGGCGGATGCCAAGATGGACACCAAGGCGAAGGCGATGAACGCCAATGCCGCGGTCACGCCCGACCAGCACAAGACCGTGCGTACCCATCGCCATCATCACAAGCAGGTGTCGGTCAAGAAGTCGCTGGACGCGCAGCCGGACGTGACCAAGCCGGTGACGTCGGACAAGCGCAGCTAA
- a CDS encoding outer membrane protein → MKTILLGAAAALLALAAPAAAADMQARTYTKAPAYTPPQVIYNWTGFYIGGHVGGAFAGDSSFQSSDARFLGGVQGGFDYQFAPNWVVGIEAQYSWLPTNNNGVTFPFGTQVTSNTDQLGSVTGRLGYTWGPALLYAKGGYAWRNGGLGVNVAGVAQPFTATGNSKDGYTVGAGLEYMFAPNWSAKAEYQYYNFGSTTITSGPADVVGVRGRDDEHTVKVGVNYRFGWGGPAASRY, encoded by the coding sequence ATGAAGACGATCTTGCTTGGCGCAGCAGCCGCTCTGCTGGCACTGGCCGCGCCGGCCGCCGCAGCCGACATGCAAGCGCGCACCTACACCAAGGCTCCGGCCTATACGCCGCCGCAGGTGATCTACAACTGGACCGGTTTCTATATCGGCGGCCATGTCGGCGGCGCCTTCGCCGGTGACAGCAGCTTCCAGTCCAGCGACGCCCGCTTCCTGGGCGGCGTGCAGGGCGGCTTCGACTACCAGTTCGCGCCCAACTGGGTCGTGGGTATCGAGGCCCAGTATTCCTGGCTGCCGACCAACAACAACGGTGTCACGTTCCCGTTCGGTACGCAGGTGACGTCGAATACCGACCAGCTCGGGTCGGTGACGGGCCGCCTTGGCTACACCTGGGGCCCGGCGCTGCTCTACGCCAAGGGCGGTTACGCCTGGCGCAATGGCGGCCTCGGCGTCAACGTCGCCGGCGTCGCACAGCCCTTCACCGCCACCGGCAACAGCAAGGACGGCTATACCGTCGGCGCCGGCCTCGAATACATGTTCGCACCGAACTGGTCGGCCAAGGCCGAGTACCAGTATTATAATTTCGGCAGCACGACCATTACCTCCGGTCCGGCCGACGTTGTCGGCGTTCGGGGCCGGGACGACGAGCATACCGTCAAGGTCGGTGTGAACTACCGCTTCGGCTGGGGTGGCCCCGCAGCCTCGCGCTACTGA
- a CDS encoding DUF6719 family protein, whose amino-acid sequence MRILVSAVVLSCFISLPCTAQTILKSEPLMLAPYEVAFVKDASCPSGKVLKVTGAIRGLHRRKACVVMAGEQASLATATP is encoded by the coding sequence ATGCGTATCTTGGTGTCGGCAGTAGTGCTCTCGTGCTTCATTTCCTTGCCTTGTACTGCACAGACAATCCTCAAGTCCGAGCCTTTGATGCTGGCGCCTTATGAGGTGGCCTTCGTCAAGGATGCGTCCTGCCCGTCAGGCAAGGTGCTCAAGGTCACCGGCGCGATCCGCGGGCTGCATCGCCGCAAGGCCTGCGTGGTGATGGCGGGCGAGCAGGCCTCGCTGGCGACCGCGACTCCCTGA
- a CDS encoding methyl-accepting chemotaxis protein has product MSFLNNLKIVWKVALIVTVMGCSMIGVAAFGTRELSATVDGFSELDAAQSAALNITRAQRRIETYHAALYAVFTEATEAGNANRLKTANQNRNEITQYLDAAEKDDPSRATEIKSISSQLKAVFGGCDPVLQAGSQATSPEENSRAAERAHKECDPLIDASLDRVAKFTAEVSKVVAQRKDAINRDAKSATWTVVGVSAGGLIVGIAIALFIGLNAMSRPIARLKLAMEGLARNDLKTEVPEKDRRDEIGDMAKTVEVFKTNAIEVERLKAAQVEAEKQAAEQRRRDMVNLADGFERAVGEIIETVGSASTELEASSSTLATTAQRAQELTSVVVTASGEATGNVQSVATATEELSSSVNEISRQVQESARMAGEAVTQARTTTERVSELSIAATRIGDVVELINTIAGQTNLLALNATIEAARAGEAGRGFAVVAAEVKTLAEQTAKATGEISQQISGIQSATQDSVNAIRDISATIERLSEVSSTIAAAVEEQGAATQEISRNVQQAAHGTQQVSSNITDVQRGAAETGSASSQVLSTAKMLASDSTRLKDEVGKFLRTVRAA; this is encoded by the coding sequence ATGAGCTTTTTGAACAATCTGAAGATCGTATGGAAGGTCGCGCTGATCGTGACCGTGATGGGCTGCTCGATGATCGGCGTTGCCGCTTTCGGCACCCGCGAGCTTTCCGCGACCGTCGACGGTTTCAGCGAGCTCGATGCCGCACAATCGGCCGCGCTCAACATTACACGGGCCCAGCGCCGCATCGAGACCTATCATGCCGCGCTCTATGCGGTGTTCACCGAAGCGACCGAAGCCGGCAACGCCAATCGTCTCAAGACCGCCAACCAGAACCGTAACGAGATCACCCAATATCTCGATGCGGCGGAAAAGGATGATCCCTCCCGCGCGACCGAGATCAAGAGCATCAGCAGCCAGTTGAAGGCCGTCTTCGGCGGCTGTGATCCGGTGCTTCAGGCCGGCTCGCAGGCGACCAGCCCGGAGGAGAATTCGCGGGCTGCGGAACGCGCGCACAAGGAATGCGATCCGTTGATCGACGCGTCGCTGGATCGCGTGGCGAAATTCACGGCTGAAGTCTCGAAGGTTGTTGCCCAGCGCAAGGACGCCATTAACCGCGACGCCAAATCCGCGACCTGGACCGTGGTCGGCGTCAGCGCCGGCGGCCTGATCGTCGGCATCGCGATCGCGCTCTTCATCGGCCTCAACGCGATGTCCCGTCCGATCGCCCGGCTCAAGCTCGCGATGGAGGGCCTGGCCCGCAACGATCTCAAGACCGAGGTGCCCGAGAAGGACCGCCGCGACGAGATCGGCGACATGGCCAAGACCGTCGAAGTGTTCAAGACCAACGCGATCGAGGTTGAACGCCTCAAGGCGGCGCAGGTCGAAGCGGAGAAGCAGGCCGCCGAGCAGCGCCGCCGCGACATGGTCAACCTCGCCGACGGCTTCGAACGCGCAGTCGGCGAGATCATTGAAACGGTGGGCTCGGCCTCCACCGAGCTGGAGGCGTCGTCCTCGACGCTCGCCACCACCGCGCAGCGCGCCCAGGAGCTGACCTCGGTCGTCGTGACCGCGTCGGGCGAAGCTACCGGCAACGTGCAGTCGGTTGCGACCGCCACGGAAGAGCTGTCCTCCTCGGTCAACGAGATCAGCCGGCAGGTACAGGAATCCGCCCGGATGGCGGGCGAGGCCGTCACCCAGGCCCGCACCACGACCGAACGTGTCAGCGAGCTCTCGATCGCGGCCACGCGCATCGGCGACGTCGTCGAACTGATCAACACCATCGCCGGCCAGACCAATCTGCTGGCGCTGAACGCCACGATCGAAGCGGCGCGCGCCGGCGAGGCCGGTCGCGGTTTCGCCGTCGTCGCCGCCGAGGTGAAGACGCTGGCCGAGCAGACCGCCAAGGCGACCGGCGAGATCAGCCAGCAGATCTCCGGCATCCAGTCCGCGACGCAGGACTCCGTCAATGCAATCCGCGACATCTCCGCGACGATCGAGCGGCTGTCCGAGGTGTCGTCGACCATTGCCGCGGCCGTCGAGGAGCAGGGCGCCGCGACCCAGGAGATCTCGCGCAACGTGCAGCAGGCCGCTCACGGCACCCAGCAGGTCTCGTCGAACATCACCGACGTGCAGCGCGGCGCGGCCGAGACCGGCTCGGCCTCCTCGCAGGTGCTCTCGACCGCGAAGATGCTGGCATCCGACAGCACCCGGCTGAAGGATGAGGTCGGAAAATTCCTGCGGACGGTGCGCGCGGCGTAA
- a CDS encoding class I SAM-dependent methyltransferase, whose translation MNEDVSDGWAASAAAWIVEQGEDGDYGRRFVLDAPMRARIEGRGFRNALDVGCGEGRFCRVMQRAGIRTTGIDPTEALLARARELDPNGDYRLGRAETMDFDGSHDLVVSYLSLIDMPDLAAAIAKMVAALRPGGTLLIANLTSFNTAGPPEGWRRDGDGTLRFAIDHYMDERSVWLSWRGIRVQNWHRPLSTYMTLLLDHGLQLRLFVEPQPTGGDPDRNARHRRVPYFHIMEWQKPA comes from the coding sequence ATGAACGAGGATGTCAGCGACGGCTGGGCCGCGTCCGCGGCCGCCTGGATCGTCGAGCAGGGCGAGGACGGCGACTACGGCCGCCGCTTCGTGCTGGATGCGCCGATGCGGGCGCGGATCGAAGGGCGGGGCTTCCGCAATGCGCTCGATGTCGGCTGCGGGGAAGGGCGGTTCTGCCGCGTCATGCAGCGTGCCGGCATCCGCACCACCGGCATCGATCCGACCGAGGCGCTGCTCGCGCGTGCACGGGAGCTCGACCCGAACGGCGATTATCGGCTCGGCCGCGCCGAGACGATGGATTTCGATGGATCCCATGATCTCGTCGTCAGCTATCTCAGCCTGATCGACATGCCGGATCTTGCTGCTGCGATCGCGAAGATGGTGGCGGCGCTGCGGCCAGGCGGAACGCTGCTGATCGCGAACCTGACCAGCTTCAATACCGCGGGGCCGCCCGAGGGCTGGAGGCGTGACGGCGACGGCACCTTGCGATTTGCCATCGATCACTACATGGACGAGCGGTCGGTCTGGCTGAGTTGGCGCGGCATCCGCGTCCAGAACTGGCACCGTCCGCTCAGCACCTACATGACGCTGCTGCTCGATCACGGCCTCCAGTTGCGCCTGTTCGTCGAGCCGCAGCCCACAGGCGGCGATCCCGACAGAAATGCGCGCCATCGCCGCGTGCCCTACTTTCACATCATGGAGTGGCAGAAGCCGGCGTGA
- a CDS encoding class I SAM-dependent methyltransferase, with product MIAKRPPVLAHDRFVADRENFTGLDLAARFERIEQTNLWGAASSVSGLGSEDPATAAIREALPALLRDLGARSLLDAPCGDAGWIGGARFDVDYTGVDIVPTLIETNRRRVVDGALSGRFLVADITRDALPRADVVLCRDCLVHLSFDNIARAVARFADSGARFLLVTTFPEWDANRDCEDGDWRALNMERAPFNWPAPRALINERCEEGGGGWRDKSSPGLRCAPSGLRTSGRHRRDLRYARTSTMVADCPTTLATALAICML from the coding sequence ATGATCGCGAAACGTCCCCCCGTGCTTGCCCACGACCGCTTCGTCGCCGACCGCGAGAATTTTACCGGCCTCGATCTCGCCGCGCGGTTCGAGCGGATCGAGCAGACGAACCTCTGGGGCGCGGCCAGTTCGGTCTCCGGTCTCGGCTCGGAGGACCCGGCGACGGCCGCGATCCGCGAAGCGCTCCCTGCGCTGCTGCGGGATCTCGGCGCGCGCTCGCTGCTCGATGCGCCCTGCGGTGATGCCGGCTGGATCGGCGGCGCCAGGTTCGACGTCGACTATACCGGCGTCGACATCGTGCCGACGCTGATCGAGACCAATCGCCGGCGCGTGGTGGACGGCGCTTTGTCCGGCCGGTTTCTCGTCGCCGACATCACGCGCGATGCGCTGCCGCGCGCGGATGTCGTTCTCTGCCGGGACTGCCTGGTTCATTTGAGCTTCGACAACATCGCCCGAGCCGTCGCTCGCTTTGCCGACAGCGGCGCGCGCTTTCTGCTGGTCACGACGTTTCCCGAATGGGATGCCAATCGCGATTGCGAGGACGGTGACTGGCGCGCGCTGAACATGGAGAGGGCGCCGTTCAACTGGCCCGCGCCGCGCGCGCTGATCAACGAACGTTGCGAGGAGGGCGGCGGCGGCTGGCGCGACAAGAGCAGTCCCGGATTGCGCTGCGCGCCATCCGGGCTACGGACAAGCGGCCGTCATCGACGCGACTTGCGGTATGCCAGGACCAGCACCATGGTTGCGGACTGCCCGACGACGCTCGCGACCGCGCTTGCGATCTGCATGCTGTAG
- the rlmB gene encoding 23S rRNA (guanosine(2251)-2'-O)-methyltransferase RlmB, whose amino-acid sequence MKDRKFTPRGPRGGAKPFNRPGKSAGRPPRRDRDSHADGPVILYGWHTVTMALANPARQIRKLTLTENAARRLADENIETPVTPEIVRPQEIDRLLSPDAVHQGLLAEADPLPSPDIEDLPLEGMVLVLDQITDPHNVGAILRSAAAFAVKAIVTTARHSPEATGVLAKAASGALELVPVVTVPNLARALTELNERGFLTVGLDSEGSEDLSEVTLREPLALVLGAEGKGLRQLTRETCSIVARLDMPGEIKSLNVSNAAVLSLYVGASRLGLMKR is encoded by the coding sequence ATGAAGGATCGAAAATTCACCCCAAGGGGGCCCCGCGGCGGGGCTAAGCCCTTCAACAGGCCCGGGAAATCAGCCGGCCGGCCGCCCCGGCGCGACCGCGATTCGCATGCTGACGGGCCGGTCATCCTCTATGGCTGGCACACCGTCACCATGGCGCTCGCCAACCCAGCGCGGCAGATCCGCAAGCTGACGCTGACCGAGAACGCCGCAAGGCGGCTGGCGGACGAAAACATCGAGACCCCTGTCACCCCCGAGATCGTGCGGCCCCAGGAGATCGACCGGCTGCTGTCGCCCGACGCGGTGCACCAGGGCCTGCTCGCCGAGGCAGATCCCCTGCCCTCGCCTGATATCGAGGACCTGCCGCTCGAGGGCATGGTGCTGGTGCTCGACCAGATCACCGATCCGCACAATGTCGGCGCCATCCTGCGCTCCGCCGCGGCGTTCGCGGTGAAGGCGATCGTGACCACCGCGCGCCACAGTCCGGAGGCCACCGGCGTGCTGGCCAAGGCCGCCTCGGGCGCGCTGGAGCTGGTGCCTGTTGTCACCGTGCCGAACCTCGCGCGCGCGCTGACCGAGCTGAACGAGCGCGGCTTCCTCACCGTCGGCCTCGACAGCGAAGGCAGCGAGGACCTCTCGGAGGTCACGCTGCGCGAGCCGCTCGCACTGGTGCTCGGGGCGGAAGGAAAGGGTCTGCGGCAATTGACCCGCGAGACCTGCAGCATCGTGGCACGGCTCGACATGCCCGGCGAGATCAAGAGCCTCAACGTCTCGAATGCCGCCGTGCTCTCGCTCTATGTCGGCGCGAGCCGGCTCGGGCTGATGAAGCGGTAA